The Pieris napi chromosome W, ilPieNapi1.2, whole genome shotgun sequence genome contains the following window.
AGAGACTCGGGCCTGCACGGGATTAGACGTTTAGATGTTCGTTTGAGAACACCCGTGCAGTAACCAAAGTAACCTCGGCGCGGCTTTGAATACCGGTGGGGTTTGACTACGTACGTTTTGTCAAGACGGTTCGACGTATCGCTGGCACCGCCTCAACCCACGCACCCCTGCTAGTGCGTAATTGTAGATGTTGTCTTGAAATGAAACTGCGCCTTGTTCTTGTTTCTTGCTTCGCCGATTATTCTTGGGTACCAGTTCGTTGTCGGAGGAAAAAGAGGATTTTGCGTAGATCTCGCCGAGCTTAAGTACATCGACAgtataccgcgacgagagctGCGCTTACAGCCATCTGTGCGCgtataccgcgacgagagctACGCGACCCTTTTATTCGGCgaagcatttaattaatttatttaactatctttctttacatatttttaccttacttatatatacttaatttctACTTATGAGCTTCcaacaatattcttattttacttatagcTCATACCTACTGAACAAAAACCTATCACGGAATGACACACAACACAATTtcactaattatttattacttaaagagAGGGACACTTaatttatactataaataacttcaaaaacttcattatattaaataaaccttaAATCCTATATAATACCAAGACGTTGTTACGCCATCGCGTTTTAACACACGCCTAACGCCATCTattacttaaacaaataattaatttagacaTTCCGCCCACCAAGGACGAGTCCTTTAAACATTAGAGTTGCACAAAATTTTGATAGAATTACTttcataacaaacaaaaaaaaataacatgttCAGTTAAACATAACATAAAGTTCATCAAGAAAAACAAGTTAAAGAATTCGAATATTATACTAGGTAAAtacgttaataataaatctaaaatctaCAACAATGAAAAGaaagaattattataacattcgTAATTGAATCAAACTTGCCGCCCACCAtgatgtaacaaaaaaaaatctaaaatttctgaagtatacttattttacttaaaggtCTCTTTATAAGGCCATTCTTACATTTTATGGTTATCACTCTAGTGATATTATCAGGACCAGTATGTTTTTCTACAATTTTACCTAATAACCATTTACACGGTGGCAAGTTTTCTTCCCTAACAAtacaaatatcatttatacaAGGGTCTTCAAGTTTCGAATTCCACTTATATCTTTGACTTAAAGTTAACAAATATTCTTTAGACcattttttccaaaattttacaacaattttCTGCATGACATTCCATCTTTCTTTAggattttcattaaaattaataactgaTGTGTCatcaacaatatttacaaGAGGTTCACCAATCAAAAAATGACCTGGGGTTAATGGGAGAGGGTCATCTGCTACGTCACTAAGCAATGAAATCGGTCTGGAATGAAAGCAAGCCTCAACCTGTGATAGAACAGTAACCAGTTATTCatatgtcattaaattatcACCTATTGCCTTGTTCAAATGTGTTTTAACAGATCGCACTCCGGCTTCCCAAATGCCTCCAAAATTTGGTGCTTGAGGTGGAATTAAATGCCACGTTGTTAATTCAGATGTGACTAAttcaatatgtatattgtatagcTCGTGTTACCATACATACGAAGAGACAAATATAACTCTTGTAGGTCTTAGCTCCTCGTCCTggagaaaattttatatgatatgGACCTGCATAATCAACGCCAGTTGCTAAAAATGGTTTACTCGGCTTAAGTCGTGCATCAGGAAGTTGGCCCATAAGCTGTACTCTCGCTGCTTTAGAATACCTTAAACAGGTAATACATTTCCGATAATACTTCTTAACCTGATCTCGAACTCGTACAATCCAATACTTTGAACGAAGAAAGTTTAGCATGATTTGAGGACCGCCATGCAAAGTCTTTTCGTGTGCAtccgaaattaataaattagtaagGTGAGACTTAGCAGGTATAATAATGGGATGTCTTGCATCATAACTTTTGTTGGCCATGCTTATTCGTTCGCCTACCCTTAAAATCCCATTATTGTCTAAAATGGGACAAAGAGTGCGTAACACGCTCTTTTTAGGTACTTCTTTTCCATTTGCTATAACTGTTATTTCTTCGCCAAATGCAAATTGTTGCACTTGCTTTATGCAAACTTCTAGGGTTTTATTGATTTCTGTGACTGTTATAAATTTAGGTAAGGTTTTTCGATCTTCTTTTCTCATTACAAATCTTCGACAATATGACATTACTCTCaacatttttactaaattagaaaatttaatccattcaaaattttcattCCTTTCTATGATATTCATTGAAactattttttcttcttcattTGTATCACCAATTTCTAAATCTTCAATTTGAATATTCGTGTTTCTTAACCATTGTGGACCTTCCCACCATAGAGTGTGAGACAGTAACTCAAGCGGACTCAGACCTCTTGACGCGCAATCAGCTGGGTTTGCTTCAGATGAAACATGACCCCACTGAGAGTATTCCATAATAGAAAGTATTTCTGAGACACGATTACTAACGAAAGTTATCCATTTACTTGGTCCACCTTTAAGCCACGCCAAAACTATTGTTGAATCCGTCCATCCATACAGATCATctttaggtatttttataatttgagatatttcgttaattaattttgatgcTAGTACAGCACCGCATAGTTCTAGTCGAGGAATAGAAACTTTCTTCTCAATTGGAGCTACCTTTGTTTTCGCGGATACTAATCGAACTTCTATTTTATCATCTGAACTGATTACACGAATGTATATTGCGGCTGAGTAAACTGAACAAGATGCATCTGAAAATGCATATAATTCAACTCGACTTCTGTGCGTGTAACCTAACCATCTGGGAACTCTCACCTCCTTACTATTGCTTGTCCATTTTTGCAATAATTGAAAGCCACCAGATGTCATTAAAGCATTAATTTCACCGTATACTTCTTTAGCTTCATCAATAGTCTCAGTTCCTGACATCAAATCATCAACGTAAAAATCAGTATTTGTAATAGACGCTGCCACTGGAAACTTCCTCTTCTCTTCATCTGCCAATCGTTGTAAAGACTTAACAGCTAGGTACGGAGCACAAGCTGTTCCAAAAGTTAGTGTAAGTAACTTATAATGTTCCACAGGCATGTCTGGATGTGGCCTCCATAAAATCCGCTGAAAATTAGTTTGGgcagaattaattaatacttgtCTATACACCTTAACTAAATCAGCAGCAATACTAATTCGATGAGTTCGCCACCtcattaaaatatgtcttaaATCTTGCTGGATTTTCGGTCCAACCATAAGATCGTCATTTAGCGAAACATCATACATACCCTTACTAGATGCACTGAAAACCCCTCGCACTTTAGTGGTTTCCTTATCATCTCTCACCACTGCATGGTGAGGAAGATACACTGCAGTACTGTTATCCACATCATCTTCTGCAACTCGAGACATGTGGCCAAGTGTCAAATATTCTTCAATCATTTTGTATACTCTTCACGTAACCaaaaattattagataatCTTCTTTCTAACGACACCAATCTTTTCATTGCAATATCCATAGATTGTCCATACTGACATTCTGGATCCTTACTTTTAAATGGTAATGTAGCAATGAACCTTCCATTCTCATTTCTAGTAGTCGTAGCCTCATAAAGGTTTTCACACATTTGCTCTTCCACAGAAAGTCTCTTCTGAATCCTATCAGGTTCAGCCTCTATCTCCCAAAAACGTTTTAGATAACCATCTTCCTGTATGACTTGCAAATGTAAACTCGTAATGTTAGCTGTGGAATAAGTATCAGACATTTTTCCCGATAAAACCCAACCAAAGGCAGTATTTTGTGCGATAAGTTTTCCTTTGGGTTGTTTTATTAGGCCATCTAACAATATATCTGAGTATACCTCAGCTCCTAccaataaatctattttaccTGGTACAGTATAACCTGGATCAGCTAATTCTAACGTAGAAAGTTCCTTCCAATCAGGTAAATCAATTCTGTCACAAGGCAGCATATCAGTGAGTGACCGTAACACGTAAGCATTAACTCGAATTAAACATTCTGGATTATGGCGAGAttctaaatacaatataactaaatattttacatgcaTTTGACCATCTCCCAGACctgaaacattattattaacagatattttttttaaatttaataattgagcAGCCGCTTCTGTGATAAACGAAGCTTGCGAGCCTTGATCTAACAACACCCGCAATATACTTCTATTTCCACTCCTGGACTGCGCCTTGACGACAGCTGTTGCCAGAAGCACTGGTCGATTGTGCCCTTGATGTTTTGCAAAATTTGCTACAATCGATGTACTTGGCACCGGATTCTCTTCTCCGTTTTGAACTTCCtccaatacattattaatgtgTGTGTCACTTCCTTCCCTCTCAATATGCAGCAAAGTATTATGTCTTCTGCCACATAGTTTCTTACAACATGTCGATTGTCGACATTTATTTACTACGTGAGTTGTTTGTAAGCAATTGTAACAAAGTCCTTTCGACAGAGCAAAATCTCTTCTTTGTTGAACAGTACGAAGTCTAAATTgcttacataaattaatataatgattttCTCCGCATAAAGGACAACTAAATTCAGTTACAACATGTCGATTGTCGACATTTATTTACTACGTGAGTTGTTTGTAAGCAATTGTAACAAAGTCCTTTCGACAGAGCAAAATCTCTTCTTTGTTGAACAGTACGAAGTCTAAATTgcttacataaattaatataatgattttCTCCGCATAAAGGACAACTAaattcagtttttttaatattctcttgAACTGCCGCGTGAAACGTTTTAGGAACATGTTTTTTCACTTGAAAACTAGGTTTAGGTAATTGTTTTCCAGTCTCAACCATCTCTAGACTCCTAAATCTTCCCTCAAGAAACTCAACAAATTGCGACCATGTTGGCAAATCATCtgacaaattatttatgtgattTTCCCACTGTTTATGTGTTTCTAAGTCTATTTTCGAGActgtcaaataaattacaatagaaTCCCAAGAAGCCGTAGATATGCCTATATTATCCAAAGCCTTTAAACAAGAAGTTGTTGTatctaataattgtttaattgctGATGATGATTCACTTATTGTTTTCTGtgaaaataaagtctttagGATTGCATTACTATTATATCTTTTGTTGTTATATCTTTTTACTAATTGATTCCACGCTTCTTCATAGTTGAGATCTGTGGTCGAATAATTTCCTATTAAGTTTAAGGGTTCTCCTACTAtactactttttaaataatgcaatttctGCGCAGGCGATAACTTTTCATTAATAACAGAATTAATAACAGAACAgaacaaatcataaaatgtctGCCATTCACTATATTTTCCAGAAAATGAGGGTAGTTGTATCCGtggtaattttataacatcTACAGAATGAGCCTTTGCTTGATTTTCCCTACATGTTGAACTCTCAAACTGTTCtaacttttcttttaaatctgTCATATACTCAGTATATATTTCTTGGAACGAATCACAAATGTCTTCTTCAAAATACGGAAACGACTTTACTTGCTATGGAACcactatttgtattaaatgctTATGATTATCCATAAATTCCTTCAGCAACTCATCTAAAGTATTTATACGTGTTTGGACATATGCTTTTGTTATTCTCACTCTTGGacttttcttataatttgaatGCGCCTTTTGTAGCCTTGAATGTAAATCCtcttgattttttattatgttaaaagccattatttcaatttaaaattacgtaaagtctattatttcaaatcactaatgttttaatttacaacactttttttaattagttcaaGATTTGTTGAAATTATTGAAGTCTTTTGCATTAACTCACGAGTCCAAAGTCCATCCCTGGTTTCGGCACCATGAACAAAAACCTATCACGGAATGACACACAACACAATTtcactaattatttattacttaaagagAGGGACACTAaatttatactataaataacttcaaaaacttcattatattaaataaaccttaAATCCTATATAATACCAAGACGTTGTTACGCCATCGCGTTTTAACACACGCCTAACGCCATCTATTACTTAAACAAATAGTTAATTTAGACAcctacttaatttatattgtatatatagtcACTAACACCaagttataataatctattcctatttatataaatgagtCGCCAACAGCACCTGTTTACAGTCTCTaggcaatttaaaattaaaaaaatgggcTGGGCAACCTTTGGGTTTAACTATTGACACAGCTAAAAACCtaatcttttattatataatcctTACTTGATGTGCTCTTTCGATCGTGAGAAAGTTCAACAGGTCAAGGAGCGATGTTCGACTGTCGATAAAAGTCAAGGTGAGAATTGTACATTACCGTGATTACGTGTAATTGCTATTACTAAATGTTTAACTTTTATAGAGTTGCGAAATTGTGAGTAAATAACTTCTAGTAGAATGCCGTACAAGTGCAAGAGCTATGTTGGTTCTCATCAAATTGTACTTACCGAAAATCACGTATTACAAAATGTTTCGATGACTCCAGAATCCCATCTTGATAATATAGCCTTAATAAGATCCAGAAAACATAGTTTTTGTAGTCGGCTAAAGTGTACACACTAAAACAACAGTTATTTGCATAGAATGCTAGCATGATTCATGTATTCCAATTGTATGGGATATAAAATTCTAGGCACGTCAATATGTTATCAAGCATagtaaaatgaaaaagtttcataaattttttatacgaTAACTCTGTTGTGGCGATAAGGTTGCTTTTTGACTGGTGaactattaagtataattttagtgCAATGAAACGTCTGCTTCGCGTTGAATCtactttattactaaatttaaattacaaacataatatGACTGAACATATCCGCCCACCAAAGGACCTTTAATGTCCTTTCAAAAGATTACATGCAAACccttaatatatactttaacaATTTGGCACTTAAGCTTCATTAATTGGGAGATAGCAAAGATTAGATACAGatcattttacaatattatttccatttttaaCACTATAAACTCTAGTTACACCATCTGATCCTGGATGTTTTTCAGTAATTCGTCCAAGGATCCATTTTCCAGGTGGTAAATTTTGTCGTTTTATCAGTACGATATCaccaattttaaattcttctaTTCTTTTAAACCATTTTGGCCGTTGTTGTAGATTGGTCAAGTATTCATTTTGCCAACGACACCAAAAATCGTTTAATAGCTTTTGTGTATATTGCCAACGGGCTAAATGCGAAATTTTGATATCGTTCAACTTTGGATGCGGTACAACTATTGGGGCTTCACCAATTAAAAAGTGTCCAGGTGTTAGTGGATCAAGAGTATCATCTGCTTGGCTTATATGGCAGAGTGGCCGTGAGTTAAGACAGGCTTCGATTTCACATAATACAGTGGACAACTCTTCGAAGGTAAGGTTGTTATTAAGAATTCGTTTTAAATGATACTTCATTGACTTAACTCCAGCCTCCCAGAGTCCTCCGAAGTTTGGTGAGTATGCAGGAATGAAGTGCCACTGAGTGCCATCATTTGCTAAGCTGTCTATGATTTCTTGGTCAAATTGCAATTTTGCTTCTTCCCATGCATTACATAACTCTTTGTTTGCTCCTACGAAGTTTTTTCCCTGATCACTCCAAAGATGTGCGCATTTGCCTCTTCTTGATGTAAATCGTCTGTATGCAGCTATGAATGAATTTGACGTCATGTCACCGACTAGTTCTTAGTGAATTGCTTTAGTAGACATACAGACAAAAATTGCAGTGTaggctttgtttgttttgataCCTCTTCCTTTgttcatcaaaatttgaaatggACCAGCGAAATCTACACCTGCATTGATAAATGGTCGGGAAGGTGTAGTACGAACGGAAGGTAAATCACCCATTAATTGAGTTTTTACCTTTGCACTTTCCTTAGCGCAAATTAGACATCGATGGATATGCTTCTTTGTCATGTCTTTTGCACGCAATACCCAATATTTAGAGCGTAAATAACAAAGCATTAGCTGAATACctccatgtaatgttgtttTATGAGCGTCGGCGATAATAAGTGAGACAAGAGTGTTGTTATTTCCAATGATTATAGGATGTTTAGTATTTGTTTCTAAACTTGATTTTGCTAATCTTCCGCCCACCCTGAGCACTCcattattatctaaaaatgGATTAAGCGTCTTCAATTTActgttctttttaatattgttcttTTTCCTTAACGAATCTATTTCAGTTTCGAATTCTTCATTTTGCACTATTTTGATACATGTTAGTAATGCTTCTTCTATATCTTCTGTTGcgattgttatatttttattatcctttttaaacttgataaactttttacaaaaagCTATGGTTCTTAATAGTTCATTTAAGGTAGTAAATCTTTCAAATTTTTCAGAAaatcttttttcttctttaatgTTTGTCAATATGAGAGTTTTAATTCTTTCCTTTTTCTTTTCTAGATCTGTTGTAAATATGTTCTCGTCTGTTAAGATGATTTCTCCTTTTTGTAACCAAGTAGGTCCTTTCCACCAAAGGTTGCAGTGTTTCAAATCGGAGATAAACATACCTCTAGATGCAATATCTGCTGGATTTTCTTGTGACTGGACATGATGCCATTGTTCTTTTTTATGATTTGCTAAAATTTCTACTACACGATTGGCCACAAATGGCTTCCATTTCGTGGGTTCGCCAGACAACCAAGCTATGACTATAGATGAATCTGTCCATGCGAAAACTCTTTCCATCGGTATTCTCATGGCCTGTGCTACTTGGTTCAATAGTCGGGATAAAAGCAAAGCTCCAGAAAGTTCTAATTTTGGCAACGAAATTGTTTTGAGGGGAGCCACTCTAGTTCTGGCTGCAATTAATGATGTTCTATATGAACCGTCCGTTTTCTTGACTAGGCAATACACCACGGCGGCGTAAGCTAAAATAGAAGCATCACAATAACCATGAATTTGAATTGTATCCATGTTGGAGCATGAAGTACTTAACCATCGATCGATAGAAATGTTATTCACATTCATAAGATCTCGGCGAATCTTCAACCATTCTTCTTTCAGAAAAATGTTAAGATCCTCATCCCAATCAACCTTCTCAAGCCATAGtttttgaatgaatattttagcTTAAACAATACTAGGTGCGATCCAACCTAAAGGGTCGAACAACTTTTGTATATCTGAGAGGATATTCCGCTTCGTGATAATGTTTTCTTCATCGACTTCAGGTAAGTCTAAGTTGTATTCAAATCGATCATTCCCTTAATTCCATTGAACCCCTAGTGCTTTAATTATTCCATCTAGTTTTAAATCGAAATGAGCTTTAGTAGTTCTTTCGTCTGGTTTTAAACTTTGCATAAATTCAGTATTATTAGAGGACCATTTCTTCAACTCGAATCCTCCTCTACGTAACAATTCTTTTAAATCCTTGCTAATCTGAATTGCTTTTTGAACGTCATCACTTCCAGACATGCAATCATCAACATAGAAATCTTCATTTAATATTCTAGCTGCTTCAGGAAACTTATCCCCTTCATCAATCGCTAGTTGCTTCAAAGTTTTTACTGCAAGATACGGTGCTGAGGCTGTCCCGAACGTTACAGTAAGAAGGCGATAGTCACGTATCTCATCGGATGGATTTTCTCTCCATACTATACGCTGGTAATCAACATCATCTCTATGAATTTTTATCATTCTATACATCATTTGAATATCTGAGACGAAACAAATTGCATGAATACGCCATCTCAtgattaaatttcttaaatcttCTTGCAAAACTGGACCTGACAGAAGCTCCTCGTTAAGTGAAAGATTGTTGGAGCCTTTACAGGAAGCATCGAAAACAACTCGTGTCTTCGTAGTTTCTTTGTCTTGACGGACAACAGCGTGGTGAGGTAAGTAAactgattttttatgtaattatttttcaggTACTTCTTCAATatgatttaatgttttatattcgTTTATTACTTTCAGATATTCGTCTTTTAGTTCTGGATTTCTACTAAATCTTCTTTCAAGCTGCATTAATCTCTTAATTgctgtttattttgtatttccttCAGATGACAATGGTGCTTCAGTTTTAAAGGGTAATGGCTAACTATATATCTTCCTTCGTTATTCCTAGCATGagattctttataaaattcttcaCATCTCAATTCTTCTTTAGTTAAATTACGTT
Protein-coding sequences here:
- the LOC125062079 gene encoding uncharacterized protein LOC125062079, which encodes MIEEYLTLGHMSRVAEDDVDNSTAVYLPHHAVVRDDKETTKVRGVFSASSKGMYDVSLNDDLMVGPKIQQDLRHILMRWRTHRISIAADLVKVYRQVLINSAQTNFQRILWRPHPDMPVEHYKLLTLTFGTACAPYLAVKSLQRLADEEKRKFPVAASITNTDFYVDDLYGWTDSTIVLAWLKGGPSKWITFVSNRVSEILSIMEYSQWGHVSSEANPADCASRGLSPLELLSHTLWWEGPQWLRNTNIQIEDLEIGDTNEEEKIVSMNIIERNENFEWIKFSNLVKMLRVMSYCRRFVMRKEDRKTLPKFITVTEINKTLEVCIKQVQQFAFGEEITVIANGKEVPKKSVLRTLCPILDNNGILRVGERISMANKSYDARHPIIIPAKSHLTNLLISDAHEKTLHGGPQIMLNFLRSKYWIVRVRDQVKKYYRKCITCLRYSKAARVQLMGQLPDARLKPSKPFLATGVDYAGPYHIKFSPGRGAKTYKSYICLFVCMVTRAIQYTY